A window of the Leptolyngbyaceae cyanobacterium genome harbors these coding sequences:
- a CDS encoding ABC transporter substrate-binding protein gives MKKLAIAVSFFSLIGSALTSCVSTPLRAGNNNDRNAQLSSVAVAVRDLGNPFFVQIGKGAQASAKKIGGSNVRTTIVSSGDDLNQQFNQIENFIASDVSLIILNAADSKGIFAGVEKAKQAGIPIVAVDTAAEGGVDATVTSNNVQAGEVSCQYIADRLKGKGEVVIINGPPVNSVVERIQGCLSVFSKYPNIKILSKDQNAEGSRDGGLRVMSDLLTSFRKIDAVFAINDPTAIGAELAAKQAKRSEFFIVGVDGAPEALDALRQNNSLLVATAAQDPFRMAAKAVEVGNDIIKGNKPANPNILIPVTLITRENVNQHKGWTSQ, from the coding sequence GTGAAAAAATTAGCGATCGCAGTTAGCTTTTTTAGCTTGATCGGCAGCGCCTTGACCAGTTGCGTATCTACTCCTCTAAGGGCAGGAAACAACAACGATCGCAACGCACAACTTTCATCGGTTGCCGTAGCAGTCCGCGACCTTGGTAACCCCTTTTTCGTGCAAATTGGCAAGGGTGCTCAGGCGTCAGCCAAGAAAATTGGTGGCAGTAATGTAAGGACAACAATTGTTTCCAGTGGAGACGATTTAAATCAACAATTCAATCAAATTGAAAACTTCATTGCCTCAGATGTTAGCTTGATTATACTCAATGCTGCTGACAGTAAGGGCATTTTTGCTGGAGTAGAAAAAGCTAAACAAGCAGGAATTCCGATCGTTGCAGTTGACACCGCCGCTGAGGGAGGTGTTGACGCTACGGTTACTTCCAATAACGTGCAAGCGGGTGAGGTGAGTTGCCAATATATAGCCGATCGCTTGAAAGGAAAAGGCGAAGTTGTAATTATTAATGGCCCTCCCGTTAATTCAGTAGTTGAACGAATTCAAGGGTGCTTGAGCGTATTTTCCAAATATCCTAATATAAAGATTCTTTCCAAAGATCAAAATGCCGAAGGTAGCCGGGATGGGGGATTAAGAGTAATGAGCGATTTGCTCACTTCTTTCCGCAAAATTGACGCCGTTTTTGCGATTAACGACCCTACGGCAATTGGCGCAGAATTAGCTGCTAAACAAGCAAAAAGAAGCGAGTTTTTTATTGTAGGAGTTGATGGCGCACCTGAAGCTCTCGACGCCTTGAGACAAAATAATAGCTTACTTGTAGCAACGGCGGCTCAAGACCCATTTCGGATGGCAGCTAAGGCAGTTGAAGTTGGTAACGACATTATCAAAGGAAACAAGCCAGCCAATCCAAATATCCTAATTCCAGTCACTTTAATTACTCGTGAAAATGTGAATCAACATAAAGGTTGGACGAGTCAATGA